Proteins from one Sylvia atricapilla isolate bSylAtr1 chromosome 1, bSylAtr1.pri, whole genome shotgun sequence genomic window:
- the IGFBP1 gene encoding insulin-like growth factor-binding protein 1 has translation MSGLRCALCRGWIPALLLSALLLLPALPGARLARGAQPVLCAPCTAERLALCPPVPPDCPEAARQPGCSCCQICALGPGQPCGVYTARCRLGLRCHVPAGEPRPLSTLIQGRGTCLPSSETGGMRSEEPADSIEPDDLPLESTEITQDQLLNYQLMFPIGQDKSVPWNSITAYENMKVKRISEPKKWKEQGPCQKELYRALYKLVKAQQRNRGEIYKFYLPNCNKNGFYHSKQCETLLDGEPAECWCVYPKNGRRIPGSPETKGDPECQQYLSSQE, from the exons ATGAGCGGCCTGCGGTGCGCGCTGTGCCGCGGCTGGATCCCGGCGCTGCTGCTCtcggcgctgctgctgctgccggcgCTGCCGGGCGCCCGCCTGGCCCGCGGCGCGCAGCCCGTGCTCTGCGCCCCCTGCACCGCGGAGAGGCTCGCTCTCTGCCCGCCCGTCCCGCCAGACTGCCCGGAGGCTGCCCGGCAGCccggctgcagctgctgccagatcTGCGCCCTCGGGCCAGGGCAGCCCTGTGGGGTCTACACCGCCCGCTGCCGCCTGGGGCTCCGCTGCCACGTCCCGGCCGGGGAGCCCCggcccctctccaccctcatCCAGGGCCGTGGGACGTGCTTGCCCAGCAGCGAGACCGGAGGGATGCGCTCGGAGGAGCCGGCAG ATTCTATAGAACCTGATGATTTGCCTTTGGAAAGCACTGAAATAACACAGGATCAGCTGCTGAACTATCAGTTGATGTTTCCCATAGGCCAGGATAAATCCGTTCCGTGGAATTCCATCACTGCATATGAAAACATGAAAGTCAAGAGAATATCTGAaccaaagaaatggaaagagcaG GGTCCTTGTCAGAAGGAGCTCTACAGAGCCCTATATAAATTGGTGAAGGCTCAGCAGAGAAACAGAGGGGAGATTTACAAATTTTACTTGCCCAACTGCAACAAGAATGGATTTTACCACAGCAAACAG TGTGAAACTTTACTGGATGGAGAACCTGCTGAATGCTGGTGTGTCTATCCAAAAAATGGCAGAAGAATTCCTGGATCTCCAGAAACTAAAGGAGACCCAGAATGCCAACAGTATCTCAGCTCACAAGAATAA
- the CCDC201 gene encoding coiled-coil domain-containing protein 201, translating into MEKDTKSEDKHSNECQAPSGRQGHEVLKGSSKTMSVFSAPQKKLLTQVHVAQRCLHHCLAERGDIMCHSTAQTLQHHVKTSLCALYYIKNCLARPMRHSMADLVGLFTKPQGNKPDFKMSEEDDSFLNVKRSLKKRMVKHSTPVDSMISRTSPSLTDLTNQSTKDQDATKRVYGSPMPKSNLCRSLSQVSLARVDVYIPHMSPKMLSTAFDLQGLNKEKSQSSQLVFSRRRLSTVLASDETTQEPAHKVVPNTESQATTRASVDAAVTPKSGHSWLVTGIPGIKDPPVVKSRKKKMDKILQREKERKWLLRQLINIDEATKHELTIEEA; encoded by the exons ATGGAAAAGGACACAAAAAGTGAGGACAAGCACAGCAATGAGTGCCAAGCACCATCTGGGAGGCAAGGCCATGAGGTTTTGAAGGGATCCAGTAAAACTATGTCAGTTTTCTCAGCACCGCAAAAAAAGCTTCTCACGCAGGTTCATGTTGCTCAGCGTTGTTTGCATCACTGCCTTGCTGAGAGAGGTGACATTATGTGCCACAGTACAGCACAAACATTGCAACACCATGTCAAGACATCACTCTGTGCTCTGTACTATATAAAGAACTGCCTTGCCAGGCCTATGAGGCACAGTATGGCTGACCTGGTGGGTTTGTTCACCAAGCCACAAG GCAACAAACCTGACTTCAAGATGTCAGAGGAAGATGATTCTTTCCTGAATGTTAAAAGATCTCTAAAAAAGAGAATGGTGAAACACAGCACCCCAGTGGACTCAATGATTTCACGAACAAGTCCATCTCTTACAGATCTGACAAATCAGTCAACCAAGGACCAAGATGCCACAAAGAGAGTTTATGGATCTCCAATGCCAAAATCAAATCTATGTAGATCATTATCCCAAGTATCGTTAGCACGTGTTGATGTATATATCCCTCATATGTCCCCGAAAATGCTTTCAACAGCATTTGATTTGCAAGGActaaataaagagaaaagccaAAGCTCTCAGCTTGTATTTTCTAGAAGGAGGCTTTCCACTGTGTTGGCCTCTGATGAAACAACTCAAGAGCCTGCTCACAAGGTTGTCCCAAACACAGAAAGTCAAGCTACCACCAGAGCATCTGTGGATGCTGCAGTAACTCCCAAGAGTGGACATTCATGGCTTGTTACTGGAATACCAGGGATAAAAGATCCTCCTGTAGTAAAAtccagaaagaagaaaatggataaAATTCTTCAG agagagaaagaaagaaaatggctGCTTCGTCAACTTATAAACATTGATGAGGCGACAAAACACGAACTGACAATTGAAGAAGCTTGA